In Urechidicola croceus, a single window of DNA contains:
- a CDS encoding multidrug transporter: MKKTILSLALMSTILISCGDDDTADIIINDNSVTTTNNTTNGGGDTDPQGQDINLSGTYVDDLTLDPNNNYTINGPMIMASGTTLTIPACMTIEALAAGSDVYLAIAQGAKIVANGTADCPIVFTSNASAPAAGDWGGLILLGKAPINSVTGGTATATSEIGGLPYGGDIEADDSGSLSYVRVQYSGGKADGQSENNGFSFYGVGSGTTVNHVQMFEGLDDGFEFFGGTVNVDFLSAVNAQDDSIDWTEGYSGTITNAYVKHGAEHDKGIEADGYNTDIGNNSNPLFWSAPTVENLTIEGLGSATGNEAIRLRAGTRITIINAVVEGFEEGIDMDGDDTDNPTGEGVTSGETTITDITFTDVITKLKNDTGVSFTEADLISGDGNGTGTDYATWGAGWTVE, from the coding sequence ATGAAAAAAACGATTTTAAGTTTAGCTTTAATGTCAACTATCCTTATCTCTTGTGGAGATGATGATACTGCAGATATTATCATAAATGATAATAGTGTAACTACAACAAACAATACAACAAACGGTGGAGGTGATACTGATCCACAAGGGCAAGATATAAACCTTTCTGGTACTTATGTTGATGATTTAACTTTAGATCCAAACAACAACTATACAATTAATGGACCAATGATTATGGCTAGCGGAACTACATTAACAATTCCTGCTTGCATGACAATTGAAGCACTTGCTGCTGGTTCTGATGTATATTTAGCTATTGCACAAGGTGCAAAAATTGTTGCTAATGGTACTGCTGATTGTCCAATCGTATTTACATCTAATGCTAGTGCTCCTGCTGCTGGTGATTGGGGTGGATTAATTTTATTAGGTAAAGCACCTATAAACTCTGTAACTGGAGGTACTGCAACTGCAACTTCTGAAATTGGTGGATTACCTTATGGTGGAGATATAGAGGCTGATGATTCAGGGTCTTTATCTTATGTGCGTGTTCAATACTCAGGTGGTAAAGCTGATGGTCAATCTGAAAACAACGGATTCTCTTTTTACGGAGTTGGAAGCGGAACAACTGTAAACCATGTACAAATGTTCGAAGGTTTAGATGATGGTTTTGAATTTTTTGGAGGAACTGTAAATGTTGATTTCTTATCTGCTGTTAACGCTCAAGATGATTCAATTGACTGGACTGAAGGATATTCTGGAACTATTACAAATGCTTATGTTAAGCATGGTGCTGAGCACGATAAAGGTATCGAAGCTGATGGTTACAATACTGATATAGGTAACAACTCAAATCCATTATTCTGGTCTGCTCCAACTGTAGAAAACTTAACTATTGAAGGTTTAGGTTCTGCTACAGGAAACGAAGCAATCAGATTAAGAGCCGGAACAAGAATTACTATTATCAATGCAGTAGTAGAAGGTTTTGAAGAAGGAATTGATATGGATGGTGATGATACTGACAACCCAACTGGAGAAGGAGTTACATCTGGAGAAACAACAATTACTGATATTACATTTACTGATGTAATAACTAAATTGAAAAATGACACTGGAGTTTCTTTTACTGAAGCAGATTTAATTTCTGGTGATGGTAATGGAACTGGTACTGACTATGCTACTTGGGGAGCTGGTTGGACAGTAGAATAA
- a CDS encoding porin yields MKNLTTGVNWYLNPNTRIMFNYVNSYINNQIQYSDKGKFNAFEMRFQIEF; encoded by the coding sequence ATGAAAAATTTAACTACAGGAGTAAACTGGTATTTAAACCCAAATACAAGAATTATGTTCAACTATGTAAATTCTTACATTAACAATCAAATACAATATAGTGATAAAGGTAAATTCAATGCTTTTGAAATGAGATTTCAAATTGAATTTTGA
- a CDS encoding TonB-dependent receptor translates to MNFRKLLILVVILTSTFAFSQKGVITGKILDGEDSNAPLPFANVFIKGTEIGSTTDFDGIYTISAEPGTYTLVLSFIGYTNVEVPNVIVNAGEAVTLEDIVLSASEGVALDEIVIIAETKRESVQSLLTDQKKAVEVKSSIGSAELSEKSISDAAGAVAVISGVSKEEGSSNVYVRGLGDRYLNTTLNELSLPSNDVNKKNIDLDLFSTDIIENVSISKSFAPRFYADFSAGNVDISSKKFTSDKLIEGSIGTSINTNAIGQSTFYKSEGTGDFGFYNRYNHNPYAVVLSHGVDPTSAGAPIGYSVSAALGKSFDIGEESRLSLYLSGSFENDYSFQEGSEIDYSNAYNKRFPNVEKYKYTTNTTLLGTAIYKFNPNHKLSYNSLFINSSGDEVGFYGTQGNGFLRDSRSLVDTDRGFFQMNVQFNQDLIFVNQLLGEHTLNEKIKLDWGVGYNNVYSHEPDRKRISLEDYFYALDDDPTTNPVFLTNNSFDNQRYFQKIVDEELNGRIKMTYEFSENAKMNIGYNGRLKKRDFENVRYGYKNFDDSLIADPNNFNNVFNVQNVIDSLIQTDVFRALAPENGVGPTNRPGQLENTYQGRLETNGGFVSFEFNLDDNKWLISPGIRAESFLQKIEWDAINLVNNPGTIQVVEDLYLPNLNIRYALNEDQNLRVSASKTVSTPEFKETSPHVYEDVTQKIGGNPDLLGHADGITYNNVKDVSYSDILNIDIKYEWFMGKGQVVSLAGFTKQINDPVNLVVANDATGTQRYFRTGEKATVYGIEFEFRKHLLLDEEENGKLTLGLNASYMDTEQDLYSSIAGSFSTSFDRTKDDLQGASPFIGNTSLTYKSNLTQNIASTFNVVGNYYSDRIFALGSGQLGNRIEKGYVTLDFVWKNELSENMELNFSAKNILNPDIQVTREVSPTEEILLEDYKKGANLSLGFKYKF, encoded by the coding sequence ATGAATTTTAGAAAACTATTAATTTTAGTAGTCATATTGACAAGCACCTTTGCTTTCTCACAAAAAGGTGTTATTACAGGTAAAATTTTAGATGGCGAAGATAGCAATGCGCCTTTACCTTTTGCAAATGTTTTTATTAAGGGTACTGAAATTGGTTCAACAACAGATTTTGATGGAATTTACACAATTTCTGCTGAACCAGGAACATATACTTTAGTACTAAGCTTTATTGGTTATACTAATGTTGAAGTGCCAAATGTTATTGTAAATGCTGGAGAAGCTGTAACTCTTGAAGATATTGTATTAAGTGCAAGTGAAGGTGTTGCTCTTGATGAAATAGTTATTATTGCCGAAACCAAAAGAGAGTCTGTACAATCTTTATTGACAGATCAAAAGAAAGCTGTAGAGGTTAAATCATCTATAGGTTCTGCTGAGTTATCAGAGAAAAGTATTAGTGATGCTGCAGGTGCAGTTGCAGTAATATCTGGTGTTTCTAAAGAAGAAGGTTCAAGTAATGTTTATGTACGTGGATTAGGTGATAGGTATTTAAATACTACTTTAAATGAACTTTCGTTACCGTCTAACGATGTGAACAAGAAAAATATTGATTTAGATTTATTCTCTACTGATATTATTGAAAACGTATCTATTAGCAAATCTTTTGCTCCTCGTTTTTATGCAGACTTCTCTGCGGGAAATGTAGATATCTCTTCAAAAAAGTTTACTTCTGATAAATTAATTGAAGGTTCAATAGGAACAAGTATTAACACAAATGCAATTGGGCAAAGTACTTTTTATAAAAGTGAAGGAACTGGTGATTTTGGTTTTTATAATAGATATAATCACAATCCATATGCAGTGGTACTTTCACATGGTGTTGATCCTACTAGTGCTGGAGCACCTATTGGATACTCTGTAAGTGCTGCTTTAGGAAAATCTTTTGATATTGGTGAGGAATCTAGATTAAGTTTATACTTATCAGGTTCTTTTGAAAATGACTATTCTTTTCAAGAAGGAAGTGAAATAGATTATAGCAATGCATACAATAAAAGGTTTCCAAATGTAGAAAAATATAAATACACAACTAATACAACATTATTAGGAACTGCAATTTATAAATTCAACCCAAACCATAAATTATCATACAATTCATTATTTATAAATAGTTCTGGTGATGAAGTTGGTTTTTACGGAACTCAAGGAAATGGATTCTTAAGAGATTCTAGATCCCTAGTTGATACCGATAGAGGTTTTTTCCAAATGAATGTACAATTTAACCAAGATTTGATTTTTGTAAATCAATTATTAGGTGAGCATACTTTAAATGAAAAAATTAAATTAGACTGGGGAGTTGGTTATAACAATGTGTATTCTCATGAACCAGATAGAAAACGTATTTCTTTAGAAGATTACTTCTATGCATTGGATGATGACCCAACTACCAATCCTGTTTTCTTAACTAACAATTCGTTTGACAACCAAAGATATTTCCAAAAAATTGTTGATGAAGAATTAAATGGAAGAATCAAAATGACATATGAATTTTCTGAAAATGCCAAAATGAATATTGGATATAACGGAAGATTAAAGAAAAGAGATTTTGAAAATGTAAGATATGGTTATAAAAACTTTGATGATAGTTTAATTGCTGATCCAAATAACTTCAACAATGTTTTTAATGTGCAAAATGTAATTGATAGTTTAATTCAAACAGATGTTTTTAGAGCACTAGCCCCTGAAAATGGTGTGGGGCCAACTAATAGACCAGGTCAATTAGAAAACACATACCAAGGACGTTTAGAAACAAACGGTGGTTTTGTATCCTTCGAATTTAACCTTGACGACAATAAATGGTTAATTTCTCCAGGAATAAGAGCAGAATCATTCTTACAAAAAATTGAATGGGATGCAATAAATCTAGTAAACAATCCAGGGACTATTCAAGTAGTTGAAGATTTATACTTACCAAACTTAAACATTAGATACGCCTTAAATGAAGATCAAAACCTTAGGGTTTCTGCAAGTAAAACTGTTTCTACACCTGAATTTAAAGAAACATCTCCACACGTATATGAAGATGTAACTCAAAAAATTGGTGGTAACCCAGATTTATTAGGTCATGCAGATGGTATTACATATAATAATGTAAAAGATGTTTCATATTCAGATATCTTAAACATCGATATAAAATATGAATGGTTCATGGGTAAAGGTCAAGTAGTATCATTGGCTGGTTTTACGAAACAAATAAATGATCCTGTAAACTTAGTTGTTGCAAATGATGCAACAGGAACTCAACGTTATTTCAGAACAGGAGAAAAAGCTACAGTTTATGGAATTGAATTTGAATTTAGAAAACACCTACTACTTGATGAAGAAGAAAATGGAAAACTAACTTTAGGTTTGAATGCTTCATATATGGATACTGAACAAGACTTATATAGTTCAATAGCAGGTTCATTTAGTACAAGTTTTGATAGAACTAAAGACGATTTACAAGGCGCTTCTCCATTCATTGGAAATACAAGTTTAACATACAAATCTAATTTAACACAGAACATAGCATCAACATTTAATGTTGTTGGAAATTATTATTCAGATAGAATCTTCGCATTAGGCTCTGGTCAATTAGGTAATAGAATAGAAAAAGGATATGTAACCTTAGATTTTGTTTGGAAAAACGAATTAAGCGAAAACATGGAATTGAATTTTAGCGCAAAAAACATCTTGAATCCAGATATTCAAGTAACTAGAGAAGTTTCGCCAACTGAAGAGATTCTATTAGAAGATTATAAAAAAGGAGCAAACCTAAGTTTAGGTTTTAAATACAAATTTTAA
- a CDS encoding deoxyguanosinetriphosphate triphosphohydrolase encodes MNWEQLLSLKRYGDTKSRLRRDQDETRLGFEVDYDRIIFSDSFRSLQDKTQVVPLSKTDFVHTRLTHSLEVSVVARSLGRIIGNKIIAKYPDLSEKGYQANDFGAIVAAAALAHDIGNPPFGHSGEKAIGEYFKSGNGKQFKGNLTDKQWQDLIDFEGNANGFKILTENREGVKGGLRLSYATLGAFMKYPKESLPKKPTNHIVDKKYGVFQSEVNSFKDVANELGLIKLRDDKHMAYKRHPLAYLVEAADDICYTIIDFEDGINLGLIDEAFALEYLINLVRDTINSEKYYKLKSTKDRVSYLRALAIGNLINEAAKIFLDNEEIILRGEFNTSLLDKCKYEAQISDIIKISIEKIYRSKEVVEKEIAGYRILSDLLDVFINAINNTYEGTASNYDKLILLLLPENFQNPKEKLYDRIFSVCSFISTMSDGYAILLFNKIRGIEIS; translated from the coding sequence ATGAACTGGGAACAATTACTCTCTTTAAAGCGATATGGAGACACAAAATCAAGATTAAGAAGAGATCAAGATGAAACTAGACTAGGTTTTGAAGTTGATTATGATCGAATTATTTTTTCAGACTCTTTTAGAAGTTTACAAGACAAAACACAGGTAGTGCCACTTTCAAAAACGGATTTTGTTCACACTCGCTTAACACACAGTTTAGAGGTTAGTGTAGTTGCTAGGTCCTTAGGTAGAATAATTGGAAATAAAATTATTGCAAAATACCCTGATTTAAGCGAAAAAGGATATCAAGCAAATGATTTTGGAGCCATTGTGGCAGCAGCAGCTCTGGCACATGACATTGGAAACCCTCCTTTTGGGCATTCAGGTGAAAAAGCAATAGGAGAATACTTTAAATCGGGTAATGGTAAGCAGTTTAAAGGTAATCTTACTGATAAACAATGGCAAGATTTGATTGATTTTGAAGGTAATGCCAATGGATTTAAAATTTTGACAGAAAATAGAGAAGGAGTTAAAGGAGGTTTGAGGCTTTCTTATGCAACTCTTGGTGCTTTTATGAAGTATCCAAAGGAGTCTTTGCCAAAAAAACCAACAAACCATATTGTAGATAAAAAATATGGGGTATTTCAATCTGAAGTTAATTCTTTTAAAGATGTGGCAAATGAACTAGGTTTAATTAAACTTCGCGATGATAAGCATATGGCTTATAAACGACATCCATTAGCTTATTTAGTTGAAGCTGCAGATGATATATGTTATACAATTATTGATTTTGAAGATGGAATTAATTTAGGATTGATTGATGAAGCATTTGCGCTAGAGTATTTGATTAATTTAGTTAGAGATACAATTAATTCAGAAAAGTATTACAAACTAAAATCAACAAAGGATCGTGTTAGTTATTTACGTGCATTAGCTATCGGGAATTTGATAAATGAGGCTGCAAAAATATTTTTAGATAATGAAGAAATAATTTTAAGAGGAGAGTTTAATACATCACTTTTAGACAAATGTAAATATGAAGCTCAAATAAGTGATATTATTAAAATTAGTATTGAAAAAATTTACAGAAGTAAAGAAGTAGTAGAAAAAGAAATTGCAGGATACAGAATTTTATCAGATTTATTAGATGTTTTTATAAATGCAATAAACAATACTTATGAAGGAACAGCATCAAATTATGATAAATTGATTTTACTCCTATTACCTGAAAATTTTCAGAATCCAAAAGAAAAATTATATGATAGAATTTTTTCTGTATGTAGTTTTATCTCAACAATGTCAGATGGTTATGCTATTTTGTTATTTAATAAAATTAGGGGTATTGAGATAAGCTAA
- a CDS encoding inorganic phosphate transporter: MDNIYLLMIIALAALAITDLVVGVSNDAVNFLNSAIGSKAITFKTIMIVASLGIACGAIFSSGMMEVARKGIFNPEMFMFSDIMIIFMAVMITDILLLDFFNTLGMPTSTTVSIVFELLGAAVAVALIKIFALNGNFSDVTNYINTEKARDIIIGILASVVIAFSVGALVQYVSRVLLSFNFEKKAKWVGAIFGGVALTSIIYFILMKGIKGTNYADDSFDLIGGLTIAKFLEVNVISIIIINFILWSIVSFLYITFFKNNIYRLIIIVGTFALALAFAGNDLVNFIGVPMAAFDAFNKWSASGIAADKFSMGILTGKVETPTLFLFIAGLIMVLTLWFSSKAKSVVKTSIDLSSQSETQERFEPNFLSRIIVRFAMMISKYFSIIIPNTLQEKIDKQFDKPVVPLAHGKEHELPAFDLVRAAINLVVASVLISVATSMKLPLSTTYVTFMVAMGSSLADRAWGSESAVYRVAGVLNVIGGWFGTALTAFIAAGIIAFLISLHVPSMVGILLLLAIALLVRSSINHVKKSKESKAEDSLNKSESKSVQGVIEESADNISKALKRVGKINETTISGLINEDLKKLKKAKATVVKLETEIEDLQNNIFYFIKNLDESSVSASKFYIDVIGDLQDIAQSVGFISNISHKHINNNHKSLKKNQAKELNEINDKLNNMFNKVVKVFDNRSFNQVPSLLEEKRALLNNVSDYVQIQVERTRTTESSPKNTTLYFSILLETEDLLKATMNLLELYAEKV, encoded by the coding sequence ATGGATAACATTTATTTATTAATGATCATCGCGCTTGCGGCTTTAGCAATTACAGATTTAGTAGTTGGTGTAAGCAATGATGCTGTTAACTTTTTAAATTCTGCAATTGGTTCAAAGGCAATAACTTTTAAAACAATAATGATTGTTGCCAGTTTAGGAATCGCTTGTGGAGCTATTTTTTCAAGTGGAATGATGGAAGTTGCAAGGAAAGGGATTTTTAATCCAGAAATGTTCATGTTTAGTGATATCATGATCATTTTTATGGCAGTTATGATTACCGACATTCTCCTTCTTGACTTCTTTAATACGCTAGGAATGCCAACTTCAACTACAGTTTCTATTGTATTTGAGTTACTGGGTGCTGCTGTTGCTGTTGCTCTAATTAAAATTTTTGCTTTGAATGGAAATTTTTCTGATGTAACTAATTATATCAATACTGAAAAAGCTAGAGATATAATTATAGGTATATTGGCATCGGTAGTTATTGCATTTTCCGTAGGAGCACTGGTTCAATATGTTAGTAGAGTTCTACTTTCGTTTAATTTTGAAAAAAAGGCAAAGTGGGTTGGCGCTATATTTGGTGGAGTTGCTTTAACATCTATCATTTATTTTATTTTAATGAAAGGTATTAAGGGAACTAATTATGCAGATGACAGTTTTGATTTAATTGGAGGTTTGACAATAGCAAAATTTTTAGAAGTCAATGTAATTTCTATTATTATAATAAACTTTATTCTTTGGTCTATAGTTTCCTTTTTATATATAACATTTTTCAAAAATAATATTTACCGATTAATTATCATTGTTGGAACTTTTGCTCTAGCACTTGCCTTTGCAGGTAATGATTTGGTAAATTTTATTGGAGTTCCGATGGCTGCTTTTGATGCATTTAATAAATGGAGTGCATCAGGAATAGCTGCAGATAAATTTAGCATGGGTATATTGACTGGAAAAGTAGAAACCCCAACATTATTTTTATTTATTGCTGGTTTAATTATGGTATTGACTTTATGGTTTTCATCAAAAGCCAAGAGTGTTGTAAAAACGTCAATAGACTTATCTAGCCAAAGTGAAACTCAAGAACGATTTGAACCAAACTTTTTATCTCGTATTATTGTAAGGTTCGCAATGATGATTTCAAAGTACTTTTCAATTATTATACCTAATACTTTACAAGAAAAAATCGACAAACAATTTGACAAACCAGTAGTTCCACTAGCTCACGGAAAAGAACATGAGTTACCAGCGTTCGATTTAGTTCGTGCCGCAATAAATTTAGTTGTTGCAAGTGTATTGATTTCTGTTGCAACATCTATGAAGTTACCCCTCTCTACAACTTATGTTACTTTTATGGTTGCTATGGGAAGTTCTCTTGCCGATAGAGCCTGGGGAAGTGAAAGTGCAGTGTATAGAGTTGCTGGAGTATTAAATGTAATTGGTGGTTGGTTTGGAACTGCTTTAACTGCATTTATTGCAGCAGGAATAATCGCTTTTCTAATAAGCCTTCATGTACCGTCTATGGTTGGAATCTTATTACTTCTTGCAATTGCTTTATTGGTTAGAAGTTCAATTAATCATGTTAAAAAATCTAAAGAATCTAAAGCCGAAGACAGTTTAAATAAATCTGAAAGTAAATCTGTACAAGGTGTAATTGAAGAAAGTGCTGATAATATTTCAAAAGCCCTTAAACGTGTTGGTAAAATCAATGAAACAACTATTTCTGGTTTGATTAATGAAGATTTAAAAAAGCTTAAAAAAGCCAAAGCAACTGTTGTAAAATTAGAAACTGAGATTGAAGATTTACAAAACAACATTTTCTATTTCATTAAAAATTTAGATGAATCGTCAGTAAGTGCAAGTAAATTTTATATAGATGTAATTGGTGACTTACAAGATATCGCTCAATCGGTAGGGTTTATTTCAAACATAAGTCATAAACACATCAACAATAACCATAAGTCTTTAAAGAAAAATCAAGCTAAAGAATTAAATGAAATTAATGACAAGTTAAATAACATGTTTAACAAAGTTGTTAAAGTGTTTGATAACCGTTCTTTTAATCAGGTTCCTTCATTATTAGAAGAAAAAAGAGCATTGCTAAATAATGTATCAGATTATGTTCAAATTCAAGTAGAAAGAACTAGAACTACTGAATCTAGCCCGAAGAATACAACTTTGTATTTTAGTATTCTACTAGAAACTGAAGACCTACTTAAAGCAACAATGAACTTATTAGAATTGTATGCTGAAAAAGTGTAA
- a CDS encoding toxin-antitoxin system YwqK family antitoxin, whose translation MRKAFLVLVVIMFSGYGFAQVSVEPTYEKQGDIVSVTTYYEDGSVKEQGFYKDKKLHGEWSKFNRNGDKIILASYDNGRKVGTWMYVNNGVLTQVDYQENKIASVYEWNNKTRVAIN comes from the coding sequence ATGAGAAAAGCATTTTTAGTATTAGTAGTTATTATGTTTTCAGGGTACGGTTTTGCACAAGTATCGGTTGAGCCTACATATGAAAAGCAGGGAGATATCGTTTCAGTTACAACTTATTATGAAGATGGTTCGGTTAAAGAACAAGGATTTTATAAAGATAAAAAATTACATGGTGAGTGGAGTAAATTTAATCGTAATGGCGATAAAATAATTCTTGCTAGTTATGACAATGGTCGCAAAGTTGGAACTTGGATGTATGTTAACAACGGTGTTTTAACACAAGTTGATTATCAAGAAAATAAAATTGCAAGTGTTTATGAGTGGAATAACAAAACACGAGTAGCAATTAATTAA
- a CDS encoding OprO/OprP family phosphate-selective porin has protein sequence MMNFKTVLRLLLYSFVLSINAQEKKDNLLVSKSNNGLKFENSNKSIQLNTGGRIINDIGVFSLNNEAEINGYDLYSKNGNEFRRIQLYTSGELFQNYNYKIDVNFAEGKVTLMDTYLTLKNIPSLGNIRVDYFFESFRLDAITSHKYTTFTEKSLPTSIIPVRNTDVMIFNSTKNKRFSWQVTYFNGANKLTSDKQKSNGEYTATSRIAGSVIKTTNNLLHLGFSHSYRKQQSDQIFQFKVPPETHTANSYLNSNIENVTNVNLFNIETVLFHNSITLQTEYTYSTIKSSIENNHFNSYYSQLSYFISGEKKTFRNSIQNFGRIKPNKNLGTNGFGALELKELTMKI, from the coding sequence ATGATGAACTTTAAAACTGTTCTAAGATTACTTTTGTATTCTTTTGTGCTTTCAATAAACGCTCAAGAAAAAAAAGATAATCTACTAGTATCTAAATCGAACAATGGCTTAAAGTTTGAAAACTCCAATAAAAGTATCCAATTGAATACTGGCGGTCGTATCATAAATGACATAGGTGTTTTTTCATTAAATAATGAAGCAGAAATAAACGGGTATGATTTATATTCTAAAAACGGAAATGAATTTAGAAGAATTCAATTATACACTTCAGGAGAATTATTTCAAAATTATAATTATAAAATAGATGTTAATTTTGCCGAAGGAAAAGTAACTTTAATGGATACTTATCTAACTTTAAAAAACATTCCATCTTTAGGAAATATTAGAGTTGATTATTTCTTCGAATCATTTAGATTAGATGCCATAACAAGTCATAAGTATACAACTTTTACGGAAAAATCATTACCAACAAGTATTATACCTGTTCGAAATACAGATGTTATGATTTTTAACTCTACGAAAAACAAACGGTTTTCTTGGCAAGTTACCTACTTTAATGGTGCCAACAAGTTAACTTCTGATAAACAAAAATCAAATGGAGAATATACTGCCACATCTAGAATAGCAGGTTCAGTTATAAAAACAACAAATAATTTACTCCATCTTGGTTTTTCTCATAGTTATAGAAAACAACAATCAGATCAAATATTTCAATTTAAAGTTCCACCTGAAACTCATACAGCCAATAGTTATCTCAATTCAAATATTGAAAATGTAACTAATGTAAACTTATTTAATATAGAAACTGTATTGTTTCACAATTCTATTACTCTACAAACAGAATACACTTATTCAACAATTAAATCGAGTATTGAAAACAATCATTTTAATAGCTATTATTCTCAATTGAGTTATTTCATTAGTGGAGAAAAAAAAACTTTTAGAAATTCAATACAAAATTTTGGGCGTATAAAACCAAATAAAAATTTAGGTACTAATGGTTTTGGAGCTTTAGAGTTAAAGGAATTAACAATGAAAATATGA